One window from the genome of Phycisphaerales bacterium encodes:
- a CDS encoding DUF502 domain-containing protein has translation MARQESFMEDFKRFFGRGLAVLLPSILTLWLLWQAFVFLFNNVAEPINRGIRVVVVEIAPRVTPEDQRPEFMLVEPGEIDEFLASPEGRPFRGRSTQVVREHLVRQQLGEFWNQHWYLQGAGLLVAIMLIYLAGLLLGNYLGRRVYARVERLIAQIPGFKQVYPHVKQVVELIMGERKVAFRRVVMVQYPRRGIWTMGLVTSDSITTVHEAAGVPCIAVFIPSTPTPFTGFAITVPRDEAIDIPMSIDEAIRYFITGGTLVPDRFRPPGADNSAISPPPATEADQPPAAQSR, from the coding sequence GTGGCACGCCAAGAGAGCTTCATGGAGGACTTCAAGCGGTTCTTCGGCCGTGGGCTCGCCGTCTTGCTGCCCTCCATCTTGACGCTCTGGCTGCTGTGGCAGGCGTTCGTCTTCCTCTTCAACAACGTGGCCGAGCCCATCAATCGCGGCATCCGCGTGGTGGTCGTCGAGATCGCTCCACGCGTGACGCCCGAGGACCAGCGGCCCGAGTTCATGCTCGTCGAGCCCGGCGAGATCGACGAGTTCCTGGCATCGCCCGAAGGTCGGCCGTTCCGGGGCCGCTCGACGCAGGTCGTGCGCGAGCACCTCGTGCGACAGCAACTCGGCGAGTTCTGGAACCAACACTGGTACCTCCAAGGCGCCGGCTTGCTCGTGGCGATCATGCTGATCTATCTGGCCGGCCTCTTGCTGGGAAACTACCTTGGCCGCCGCGTGTACGCCCGTGTCGAACGCCTGATCGCACAGATTCCCGGCTTCAAGCAGGTGTATCCCCACGTGAAGCAGGTCGTCGAACTCATCATGGGGGAGCGAAAGGTCGCCTTCCGCCGCGTGGTGATGGTGCAGTACCCCAGGCGGGGGATCTGGACCATGGGTCTGGTGACCAGCGACTCGATCACGACCGTCCACGAGGCGGCCGGCGTGCCGTGCATCGCGGTGTTCATTCCCTCGACGCCCACGCCCTTTACCGGCTTTGCCATTACGGTGCCGCGGGACGAGGCGATCGACATCCCCATGTCGATCGACGAGGCCATCCGGTACTTCATCACCGGGGGGACGCTGGTGCCCGACCGGTTCAGGCCGCCCGGGGCGGACAATTCGGCGATCTCGCCGCCGCCGGCCACCGAAGCCGATCAACCGCCAGCCGCCCAATCGCGATAG
- the raiA gene encoding ribosome-associated translation inhibitor RaiA, whose protein sequence is MRIEVVGRHLTITDAIRQHAEEKSEKLTRFFDRILSVTWTIEHHNNSSGDSFEVELIVDVEHHDDLVSKDTGGDLYGVIDSVQHKGIRQLSDLHDKVKVQKRQAH, encoded by the coding sequence ATGCGCATTGAAGTCGTCGGCCGACACCTCACGATCACCGACGCGATCCGTCAGCACGCCGAGGAAAAGTCCGAGAAGCTCACGCGCTTCTTCGACCGCATCCTGAGCGTGACCTGGACGATCGAGCATCACAACAACTCCTCGGGCGACTCGTTCGAGGTCGAGTTGATCGTCGACGTTGAGCACCACGACGACCTGGTGAGCAAGGACACTGGTGGCGACCTCTACGGCGTGATCGATTCCGTGCAGCACAAGGGCATCCGCCAGCTCAGCGACCTGCACGACAAGGTGAAGGTCCAGAAGAGGCAGGCGCACTGA
- a CDS encoding PTS sugar transporter subunit IIA — protein sequence MAMKLTEIVTQDAVLPELQATERDDAIVEMIDALVAAGAANAEHRDELVAAVLERERKGSTGFGRGVAVPHVKHAGVTKMAASIARSGKGIDFSALDRQPVYSVVLLLSPEDSPEEHLKAMEVIFKSLGNETFRRFLRQASTRDEIIELLHEADHQKLPG from the coding sequence ATGGCCATGAAGCTCACCGAGATCGTGACGCAGGACGCCGTCCTGCCCGAGTTGCAGGCAACCGAGCGCGACGACGCCATCGTGGAGATGATCGACGCGCTCGTCGCTGCGGGCGCTGCGAACGCCGAGCACCGCGACGAGCTCGTTGCCGCCGTGCTCGAGCGTGAGCGCAAGGGCTCGACCGGCTTCGGGCGTGGCGTTGCCGTACCGCACGTCAAGCACGCCGGCGTGACGAAGATGGCCGCGAGCATCGCCCGGAGCGGCAAGGGCATCGACTTCAGCGCTCTCGACCGCCAGCCCGTGTACTCCGTCGTTCTGCTGCTCAGCCCGGAGGACAGCCCCGAGGAGCATCTCAAGGCCATGGAGGTCATCTTCAAGAGCCTGGGCAACGAGACGTTCCGCCGGTTCTTGCGGCAGGCGTCGACACGCGACGAGATCATCGAGCTGCTGCACGAAGCCGACCACCAGAAGCTGCCCGGCTGA
- a CDS encoding HPr family phosphocarrier protein has protein sequence MTVVNRLGLHARPATAVADCAQQFSSQIALKRDDQEIDGKSIMQIMLLAATQGVELEVIARGDDAEEACKALGDLFARGFDEE, from the coding sequence GTGACCGTCGTAAACCGGCTGGGCCTGCACGCGCGTCCGGCGACGGCGGTGGCAGACTGCGCCCAGCAGTTCTCGAGCCAGATCGCACTCAAGCGCGACGACCAGGAGATCGACGGCAAGTCGATCATGCAGATCATGCTGCTCGCCGCGACCCAGGGAGTCGAACTCGAGGTCATCGCACGCGGCGACGACGCCGAGGAGGCCTGCAAGGCCCTGGGCGACCTATTCGCGCGAGGGTTCGATGAAGAGTGA